GCCGCTGGACCACCTGGAGGTCCCGTCCCCCGTCCAGCCTTTGAGCCGGGACCAGTACGACTACTATGCGAATAAGGTAGACTATTCGCTCTTTCTATACCGGGCGAACACGCATCGGCTGAATCCTTGCGGCACCATGTACGACGCGTTCTCTTATCTCAAGCCCATGATAGCGATCGGAAACCCATATCTGGAATACTACTTCAGGACGTATGGCGATATCGGCTACCTGTGCGAGGATTACGAGGATGTCAAGGCGACGATCCTGAAAATATTAAATGAAAAGCCCGATGCCCGTTATCTGGAACAGCAGAAGAACTTGCTCAATGCCAGGGATCGGTTAAAGATCTATGGAATTCCAGACGAGATCAGATCGTTCTGGAATAAAAAATAAGATCACGGGATATATTTTCTAAGCCCGGGCCCCACGATCCTCGTCAGCCCCAAGGGCAGATGGCCCCATATTTTTGAAAAGGACCCGTATTCGTCCTGGATCGCCCGCGGAGCTTTTTTTGGAGGGTGATGGTAGTAATATAAGGGGACTTCGGCCGCCCCCCAGGCGCGCTTGAATCGGAAATTCCCGGAATCCTTGAGACTCCTCCCGAAGTCGAAGTACCGTAACCCGTCTCCGGCCGCAGTCTCAATAGATCTCCAGTAGATCAGGTCGTTGGGCGAGAGTGAAAAATAGCTGGACAGCGAGGCCCCCCAGCCGGAGATCAGCGTATCCTTGAACCGGAGAAGGTAGAGTGCCGATATCACATTTCCCGCGTATTCCACTTCAGCAATGGAGACGTCTTCCGGAAAGCGTTTCTTTAAATTTTTGAAAAAAATGCGGTCGTGCACGGGAGTACCCAGCCGGCCCATGCCATGGCAGTAGAGCTCATAGAAATCACCGATCGCGGCATCGGCCTTATCGATCTTGAACTGCAGGTTATTTTTTATCGCCTTTCTGACGCTCCATTTGACCTTCTTATTCATGCGAGCCCACGCCGGTTCCGCCCCGCCTGAAACATCCATGATAAACGTCACGTAATGGTCCGTGTAGTCCATTTCCATAGTGGAGCAGTTCCTGGTCCGGAACTCGAAGTCGGCAGAGCCCATCTCATTCCCCGCCGATAATGCCGCTCG
Above is a window of Methanocella sp. DNA encoding:
- a CDS encoding FemAB family XrtA/PEP-CTERM system-associated protein is translated as MKVEISPLSKADEPDWDEYVRNNDQATFYHRIGWKEVIEDSYGHRSFYLTAKNGDGKICGILPLFFIRSIFFGKRVVSVPFAPYGGACTDSPGITTELVRAALSAGNEMGSADFEFRTRNCSTMEMDYTDHYVTFIMDVSGGAEPAWARMNKKVKWSVRKAIKNNLQFKIDKADAAIGDFYELYCHGMGRLGTPVHDRIFFKNLKKRFPEDVSIAEVEYAGNVISALYLLRFKDTLISGWGASLSSYFSLSPNDLIYWRSIETAAGDGLRYFDFGRSLKDSGNFRFKRAWGAAEVPLYYYHHPPKKAPRAIQDEYGSFSKIWGHLPLGLTRIVGPGLRKYIP